From the Juglans microcarpa x Juglans regia isolate MS1-56 chromosome 7D, Jm3101_v1.0, whole genome shotgun sequence genome, the window ACCAATCAGGTTAATGGAGATCCAGAAAGAGAACCGCAACATCCACGACCACCAACGCCGTCAGATGGCGGCGAAATTCGAGCTAAAGCGCAAGCTTTTCAAGGCCTTTATAAGAGATCCTGATCTCCCCACAGAGGTTCGGGAACAGCAGCAGTACAAGCTGGCCAAGTTGCCCAGAAACAGCTCCTTCACGCGCCTCAGAAACCGGTGCATCTTCACGGGTC encodes:
- the LOC121238610 gene encoding ribosomal protein S14, mitochondrial, with translation MEIQKENRNIHDHQRRQMAAKFELKRKLFKAFIRDPDLPTEVREQQQYKLAKLPRNSSFTRLRNRCIFTGRPRGVYQFFRMSRIVFRELASRGALNGIKKASW